The Campylobacter sp. CN_NE2 genome contains a region encoding:
- a CDS encoding sulfite exporter TauE/SafE family protein produces the protein MSEFVLYILPFFGILVGFISGFFGIGGGLIVVPVMLAFGYDIKTAVGISIMQMLFSAIFGSYINYKSGKLRLDNGIFVGVGGLCGASLSGFIVKYTPEIVLEIGLLATIFIALFKLFKTNVAAEPKSVSNFLLFVIGFCIGAVAISMGVGGAIFLTPILVGFLGVDIKKAVSMSLFFVIFSSFSGFLSMAYNGNIHYLEGALLGLGGLVGVYFGTKSSHKISKEEQKKWFLVLYVVMILLTLKKIFAIDLGLF, from the coding sequence ATGAGCGAATTTGTTTTATATATTTTGCCGTTTTTTGGCATTTTGGTCGGTTTTATTTCAGGTTTTTTTGGCATAGGCGGCGGCCTGATTGTGGTGCCTGTAATGCTTGCTTTTGGATACGATATAAAAACAGCTGTTGGAATTTCCATCATGCAAATGCTTTTTAGCGCCATTTTTGGCTCTTATATCAACTACAAAAGCGGAAAACTTCGCCTTGATAATGGCATTTTTGTGGGTGTCGGGGGACTTTGCGGAGCTTCCTTGTCTGGCTTTATCGTCAAATACACGCCTGAAATCGTCCTTGAAATCGGGCTTTTGGCTACAATTTTTATCGCACTTTTTAAACTTTTTAAGACAAATGTCGCAGCAGAGCCAAAAAGCGTTTCAAATTTCTTGCTTTTTGTAATCGGCTTTTGTATCGGTGCCGTTGCCATTAGTATGGGCGTTGGCGGAGCTATTTTCTTAACTCCGATTTTGGTTGGTTTCCTTGGCGTGGATATTAAAAAAGCCGTATCCATGAGCCTATTTTTCGTTATTTTTAGCTCATTTAGCGGATTTTTAAGTATGGCATATAACGGAAATATTCACTACTTAGAAGGCGCTTTGCTAGGGCTTGGTGGGCTAGTTGGGGTTTATTTTGGCACAAAAAGTTCGCATAAAATCAGCAAAGAAGAGCAGAAAAAGTGGTTTTTAGTGTTGTATGTAGTGATGATTTTACTTACCCTAAAAAAGATTTTTGCGATTGATTTGGGACTATTTTAA
- the rplU gene encoding 50S ribosomal protein L21 — protein MYAIIKNGGKQYKVEEGNYLNLDHFAAEPKSKVEVSEVLAINDGELKVGAPFVKGAKVVLEVVNEGKDKKVVIFKKRRRKDSKVKRGFRRQYTRVKVVSINA, from the coding sequence ATGTATGCTATCATCAAAAACGGCGGCAAGCAATACAAAGTAGAAGAAGGTAACTACCTAAATCTAGATCATTTTGCTGCTGAGCCAAAAAGCAAAGTCGAAGTTAGCGAAGTTTTGGCTATCAACGACGGCGAATTAAAGGTAGGCGCACCATTTGTTAAGGGTGCAAAAGTTGTCTTAGAAGTGGTAAATGAAGGTAAAGACAAAAAAGTCGTAATCTTCAAAAAACGCAGAAGAAAAGACTCAAAAGTAAAACGCGGTTTCAGACGCCAATACACTCGCGTCAAAGTCGTAAGCATAAACGCCTAA
- a CDS encoding sodium-dependent transporter — protein MQNSHKSFTGRWAFILACVGSAVGMANVWGFPYKLGANGGGAFLLIYIFFIALFSYVALSAEYAIGRRAKTGTLGSYEYAWNSRRLGIVGKILGWLPLAGSMCIAIGYAVIIAYVLKALTQAITGSLMSVDTNTWFASFAFSEYSVIPYHFIVVAGTLLTLFFGAKSIEKTNKIMMPLFFILFAILAVRVATLDGSGAGYKFMASADWSKLSDYNVWITAMGQAFFSLSITGSGMLVYGAYLSKKEDIVDSAKKTAFFDTIAALVAAFVMIPALFAYNMDQAAGPGLLFVTLPKILQDMVGGQIFAIILFTAVIFGGISSLQNMFEAVAESVLHKFPNLKRSWVLIALCVICFGFGVNMETIAPTAEIAAASSAFTINTTNWGPWMDLVSIYIIPIGAVLGAISWFWILKKDELLDEINTGSKKKYGNAWYYIGRFVYVPLALVLCLIALINHVAF, from the coding sequence ATGCAAAATTCACACAAAAGTTTTACCGGTCGTTGGGCTTTTATACTAGCTTGTGTAGGCTCGGCTGTGGGCATGGCAAATGTCTGGGGCTTCCCGTATAAGCTCGGCGCAAACGGCGGCGGGGCGTTTTTGTTGATCTACATATTTTTTATCGCCCTATTTTCGTATGTCGCACTCTCAGCCGAATACGCTATCGGCAGACGCGCAAAAACAGGAACACTAGGCTCTTATGAATATGCTTGGAATTCTCGCCGTCTTGGCATTGTCGGCAAAATTTTAGGTTGGCTTCCGCTAGCAGGATCAATGTGTATCGCTATCGGATACGCTGTCATCATCGCTTATGTGCTAAAAGCCCTTACTCAGGCGATTACCGGCTCGTTAATGAGCGTTGATACCAACACTTGGTTTGCTTCGTTTGCTTTTAGTGAGTATTCTGTAATCCCATACCACTTCATCGTAGTTGCAGGGACTTTGCTAACGCTGTTTTTTGGGGCAAAAAGTATCGAAAAAACAAACAAAATTATGATGCCGTTATTTTTTATTTTGTTTGCGATCTTAGCAGTGCGTGTGGCGACACTGGACGGTTCAGGAGCCGGATATAAATTTATGGCAAGTGCCGATTGGAGCAAACTTAGTGATTATAATGTTTGGATTACGGCTATGGGACAGGCGTTTTTCTCGCTCTCGATTACGGGTTCAGGAATGCTAGTTTATGGTGCGTATCTATCCAAAAAAGAAGATATAGTCGATTCTGCTAAGAAAACGGCGTTTTTTGATACCATTGCAGCTCTTGTAGCAGCGTTTGTGATGATCCCTGCGCTTTTTGCTTATAATATGGATCAAGCAGCTGGTCCGGGACTGCTTTTTGTAACCTTGCCAAAAATTTTGCAAGATATGGTTGGCGGTCAAATTTTTGCCATTATTTTATTTACGGCTGTTATTTTTGGCGGAATTTCATCTTTGCAAAATATGTTTGAAGCGGTGGCTGAATCTGTGCTTCATAAATTTCCAAATTTAAAAAGAAGCTGGGTTTTAATCGCTCTTTGCGTGATTTGCTTTGGATTTGGCGTAAATATGGAAACAATCGCACCGACAGCAGAAATCGCAGCTGCAAGCAGTGCATTTACCATAAATACCACAAACTGGGGACCTTGGATGGACTTAGTGTCGATTTATATTATCCCAATCGGTGCTGTTTTGGGTGCGATTTCATGGTTTTGGATACTCAAAAAAGATGAGTTGCTTGATGAAATCAATACAGGAAGCAAGAAAAAATACGGCAATGCGTGGTATTATATAGGTAGATTTGTTTATGTGCCGTTGGCGTTGGTTTTGTGCTTGATAGCACTAATAAATCATGTAGCGTTTTAA
- a CDS encoding phosphoribosylanthranilate isomerase, whose translation MGAIKPKIKICGIKNLAEAKSVLECEFNGVRVDFLGLIFAKSPRKVSPQIAKEISNLVRENGRKSVGVFTDTGDDEILEICKFANLNVAQIYKEISPNLKQNLANIGVEAWQVVRVKDEIPSLKNLNYDKILFDYKGEKMGGNGESFEWEMLKNLQIPFILAGGIGAENAKEALNLGAFCLDINSKVENENGIKNPKKINEILKIIAVA comes from the coding sequence ATGGGCGCTATAAAACCAAAAATCAAAATTTGCGGGATTAAAAATTTAGCCGAAGCAAAAAGCGTTTTAGAGTGCGAATTTAATGGCGTTAGAGTGGATTTTTTAGGTTTAATTTTTGCCAAAAGTCCAAGAAAAGTTAGCCCCCAAATCGCAAAAGAAATTTCAAATTTGGTGCGTGAAAACGGGCGAAAAAGTGTCGGCGTTTTTACCGATACGGGCGATGATGAAATTTTAGAGATTTGCAAATTTGCAAATTTAAATGTCGCTCAAATTTATAAAGAAATTTCGCCAAATTTAAAGCAAAATCTAGCAAACATCGGCGTAGAAGCGTGGCAGGTCGTGCGCGTGAAAGATGAAATTCCAAGCCTAAAAAATCTAAATTATGATAAAATTTTGTTTGATTACAAAGGCGAAAAAATGGGCGGAAACGGCGAGAGTTTCGAGTGGGAAATGCTAAAAAATTTGCAAATTCCATTTATCCTAGCAGGCGGTATCGGCGCAGAAAACGCGAAAGAAGCCTTAAATTTAGGGGCTTTTTGCCTTGACATAAATAGCAAAGTAGAAAACGAAAACGGCATAAAAAATCCGAAAAAAATAAACGAAATTTTAAAAATAATCGCCGTTGCTTAG
- a CDS encoding anthranilate synthase component I family protein — translation MFLKDPIFYFKNILSRFPNSYLAEDGGQIIIGIDCEYLQGDDLDKLKFALQNTTQICEFAGLFGVLSYEAVYKFERLGDIKPRLYDFPTYFYANARAYLHYDKQSKIYSFYGEGKYFENLENSSDTAPKFGGEKFYKIKTDLNAEKSDAERIFKKAKEYIKSGDIFQVVPSQTLQIYSNLDPLEFYEILKRQNPSHYMYFFPTPYGVVAGSSPELVLQIRNNEIFVAPIAGTRPRGKDANEDEALKNDLLSDEKEMSEHKMLVDLARNDIGKFAKKGSVKVRNLAHVQFFESVMHIVSDVRGIKDESKDNFDVLGVVFPAGTLSGSPKIRAMQIINELESHARGIYGGGIGFWHFNGDLQMAILIRSAIFVKDKANPEFSDVFVGAGYGQVFDSVFENEYAEICNKRKSCLKIFEKTCKEMQ, via the coding sequence ATGTTTTTAAAAGATCCCATTTTTTATTTCAAAAATATTTTATCTAGGTTTCCAAACTCCTATCTCGCCGAAGACGGCGGGCAGATCATCATCGGTATTGACTGCGAATATTTACAAGGCGATGACCTTGATAAACTCAAATTTGCTTTGCAAAACACCACGCAAATTTGCGAATTTGCAGGGCTTTTTGGAGTGCTAAGCTACGAAGCAGTTTATAAATTTGAACGCTTGGGAGATATTAAGCCACGCCTTTATGATTTTCCGACATATTTTTACGCAAACGCAAGGGCGTATCTGCACTACGACAAACAAAGCAAAATTTACAGCTTTTATGGCGAAGGAAAATATTTTGAAAATTTGGAAAATTCCAGCGATACTGCGCCGAAATTTGGAGGCGAAAAATTTTATAAAATCAAAACCGATTTAAACGCCGAAAAAAGCGACGCCGAGCGTATTTTTAAAAAAGCAAAAGAATATATCAAAAGCGGCGATATTTTTCAGGTCGTGCCGTCTCAAACACTGCAAATTTACTCAAATTTAGACCCTTTGGAGTTTTATGAAATTTTAAAACGCCAAAATCCAAGCCACTATATGTATTTTTTCCCGACACCTTACGGCGTGGTGGCTGGAAGCTCCCCTGAACTCGTGCTTCAAATCAGAAATAACGAAATTTTTGTCGCTCCCATAGCTGGAACAAGACCTCGTGGCAAGGATGCAAACGAAGATGAAGCCCTAAAAAACGATCTTTTGAGCGATGAAAAAGAGATGAGCGAACACAAAATGCTAGTTGATTTGGCGCGAAACGACATTGGCAAATTTGCCAAAAAAGGAAGCGTGAAAGTGCGAAATTTAGCCCATGTGCAGTTTTTTGAAAGCGTTATGCATATAGTTAGCGATGTGCGTGGCATAAAAGATGAAAGCAAGGATAATTTTGATGTTTTGGGTGTGGTTTTTCCTGCCGGAACACTTAGCGGAAGCCCAAAAATTCGCGCTATGCAAATTATAAACGAATTAGAAAGCCACGCTAGGGGAATTTACGGCGGCGGGATTGGCTTTTGGCATTTTAACGGCGATTTGCAAATGGCGATTTTAATCCGTTCTGCGATTTTTGTAAAAGACAAAGCAAACCCCGAATTTAGCGATGTTTTCGTGGGGGCAGGATACGGGCAAGTTTTTGATAGCGTGTTTGAAAACGAATACGCCGAAATTTGCAACAAACGCAAATCTTGCCTAAAAATTTTTGAAAAAACTTGCAAGGAAATGCAATGA
- a CDS encoding cytochrome-c peroxidase codes for MKMKFLLLSSVVVASTMFAADDLAKLAKDSGLVALPKSPAEIAKLAEASAPDAKEFPTTEKRVELGKKLYFDPRISRSGIISCNTCHNLAIGGTDGVPASTGHKWTPNPHHINAPTTLNSVFNSAQFWDGRAAHLAEQAAGPATAAPEMAATPESVEQLLNSIPGYVKEFKEAYGENTKVTFDLFATTVGIFERTLVTPSRYDDFLNGDANALSATEKEGLKTFIDKGCATCHNGINLGGTMQPFEVAGKYEFANVGDFKGDANGMVKAPVLRNIVDTAPYFHNGAIWSLKDAVKAMGSVQLGIEISDDEANKIVTFFNALSGKLPDAALKYPVLPARTDATPKPELDY; via the coding sequence ATGAAAATGAAATTTTTATTGCTTAGTTCAGTAGTTGTTGCAAGCACTATGTTTGCAGCTGATGATTTGGCAAAATTAGCCAAAGATAGCGGTTTGGTAGCACTTCCAAAAAGCCCGGCTGAAATAGCTAAACTTGCCGAAGCTTCTGCGCCAGATGCAAAAGAATTCCCAACAACTGAAAAAAGAGTTGAACTTGGTAAAAAATTGTATTTTGACCCAAGAATTTCAAGAAGCGGCATCATTAGCTGTAATACCTGCCACAACTTGGCAATCGGTGGAACTGACGGTGTTCCTGCTTCAACAGGTCACAAATGGACTCCAAACCCACACCATATAAATGCACCTACAACACTAAACTCAGTATTTAACTCAGCACAATTCTGGGATGGTCGTGCAGCTCACCTAGCTGAACAAGCAGCAGGTCCAGCAACAGCAGCTCCTGAAATGGCTGCAACTCCTGAGAGTGTAGAACAACTATTAAATTCAATTCCTGGCTATGTTAAAGAATTCAAAGAAGCTTATGGTGAAAATACAAAAGTTACATTTGATTTATTTGCTACAACAGTAGGAATTTTTGAAAGAACTCTTGTAACTCCGTCAAGATATGATGATTTCCTAAACGGCGATGCAAACGCTCTTAGCGCAACAGAAAAAGAAGGTCTAAAAACATTTATCGATAAAGGTTGTGCAACTTGCCATAACGGAATCAACCTAGGTGGCACAATGCAACCGTTCGAAGTAGCAGGCAAATACGAATTCGCTAATGTTGGCGATTTCAAAGGCGATGCTAACGGTATGGTTAAAGCACCAGTTCTAAGAAATATTGTTGATACAGCTCCATATTTCCACAATGGCGCAATCTGGTCACTAAAAGATGCAGTTAAAGCTATGGGTAGCGTTCAACTTGGTATCGAAATCAGCGATGATGAAGCAAACAAAATCGTTACTTTCTTCAACGCTCTAAGCGGAAAACTACCTGATGCAGCTCTAAAATACCCAGTATTGCCAGCTAGAACAGATGCTACACCAAAACCAGAACTTGACTACTAA
- the trpB gene encoding tryptophan synthase subunit beta, giving the protein MNTKAYFGKFGGQFVPETAMFALEELEEAYNTIAMTKEFRDELDYLLREYAGRPSPLYYAKRLSEHYGHDIYLKREDLNHTGAHKINNALAQALLAKKMGKKKVIAETGAGQHGVATATAAALLGLECSIYMGECDAARQQLNAFRMRLLGANLVTISDGLKTLKEATTAAIQAWVNEIEEVFYVIGSAVGPHPYPKMVKDFQSVIGTEAKAQLKEKGVKADFVIACVGGGSNAIGIFSGFLDDESVNLIGVEAAGLGIDTPYHAATMTKGSPGIIHGMKTIVLQDIYGRIDPVHSISAGLDYPGVGPEHAHLLDIKRAQYAAVTDDECVNALKLLSRLEGIIPAIESSHALAYLEKLCPSLNERKTIVVNVSGRGDKDMNTVMNYKKGTIYG; this is encoded by the coding sequence ATGAATACAAAAGCATATTTTGGCAAATTTGGCGGTCAGTTTGTCCCTGAAACTGCGATGTTTGCACTCGAAGAGCTTGAAGAAGCTTACAACACCATTGCGATGACAAAAGAATTTAGAGATGAGCTTGACTATCTTTTGCGTGAATACGCAGGTCGCCCGAGCCCACTTTACTACGCAAAACGCCTAAGCGAACACTACGGACACGACATTTACTTAAAACGCGAAGATTTAAATCACACCGGTGCACATAAAATCAACAATGCCCTAGCTCAGGCGCTACTAGCAAAAAAAATGGGTAAAAAGAAGGTCATTGCCGAAACGGGAGCAGGTCAGCACGGCGTAGCCACTGCCACAGCGGCGGCACTTTTGGGGTTAGAATGTAGCATTTATATGGGCGAATGCGACGCCGCTAGACAACAGCTAAATGCCTTTCGTATGCGACTTTTGGGTGCAAATTTAGTTACCATTAGTGACGGCTTAAAAACGCTAAAAGAAGCCACAACAGCGGCAATCCAAGCGTGGGTAAATGAGATTGAAGAGGTATTTTATGTCATCGGTTCTGCTGTCGGTCCGCACCCGTATCCAAAAATGGTAAAAGATTTCCAAAGCGTAATCGGCACAGAAGCCAAAGCACAACTCAAAGAAAAAGGCGTTAAGGCTGATTTCGTCATCGCCTGTGTGGGTGGCGGCAGTAACGCAATCGGCATTTTTAGCGGATTTTTAGACGATGAAAGCGTAAATTTGATCGGCGTTGAAGCAGCAGGACTTGGCATAGATACACCGTATCACGCTGCGACCATGACAAAAGGAAGCCCCGGCATAATTCACGGCATGAAAACTATCGTTTTGCAAGATATTTACGGACGGATAGATCCGGTTCATAGTATTTCAGCAGGGCTTGATTATCCGGGCGTTGGTCCGGAACACGCTCATTTGCTTGATATTAAAAGAGCGCAGTATGCTGCCGTAACGGACGATGAGTGCGTAAATGCGTTAAAACTTTTATCTCGCCTAGAAGGGATAATACCAGCAATTGAGAGCTCTCACGCTTTGGCGTATTTGGAAAAACTATGTCCTAGCCTAAATGAGCGAAAAACAATCGTAGTAAATGTAAGCGGTAGGGGCGATAAAGATATGAACACCGTTATGAACTACAAAAAAGGAACGATTTATGGATAA
- the trpA gene encoding tryptophan synthase subunit alpha, whose translation MDKIKKAFDNKKANIGYIVAGFPSVEHTKELISNLNDSKLDILEVGIPYSDPIADGKTISEASFKAVHSGVTTDTVFDILGAVKTDKALVFLVYYNLIFAYGVEKFVAKSKEVGISGLIIPDLPYEENEEIFNLCQKNGIALIPLISITSEHRAPRLLTRSSGFIYAIGALGVTGTKQSPLERNKNMVGDLHKMSDLPIALGFGIRTNEDVRLAKSYADGAIIGTSIVELCSKFNGKELIGEIDKLFAE comes from the coding sequence ATGGATAAGATAAAAAAAGCATTTGATAATAAAAAGGCAAACATCGGCTACATAGTCGCAGGTTTCCCAAGTGTAGAGCATACAAAAGAGCTGATTTCAAATTTAAATGATAGCAAACTTGATATTTTGGAAGTCGGAATTCCATATTCTGACCCGATAGCTGACGGCAAAACTATATCAGAAGCTAGTTTTAAAGCCGTGCATAGCGGTGTTACGACCGATACGGTGTTTGATATTTTGGGTGCTGTAAAAACAGATAAAGCACTTGTTTTTTTGGTTTATTATAATCTAATCTTTGCTTACGGCGTTGAAAAATTTGTCGCAAAAAGCAAGGAAGTGGGGATTTCAGGCTTAATCATACCTGATTTGCCTTACGAAGAAAACGAAGAAATTTTTAATCTTTGCCAAAAAAATGGCATTGCTTTGATACCGCTTATTAGCATTACTAGCGAACACAGAGCGCCACGCTTGCTAACTCGCTCATCCGGTTTTATCTACGCTATCGGCGCTCTTGGCGTTACAGGCACAAAGCAAAGCCCGTTAGAGCGAAATAAAAATATGGTCGGAGATCTGCATAAGATGAGCGATTTGCCGATAGCTCTTGGTTTTGGAATTCGCACAAACGAAGATGTTCGCCTTGCCAAATCTTACGCAGACGGCGCGATAATCGGCACGAGCATAGTCGAGCTTTGTTCTAAATTTAACGGCAAAGAGCTTATTGGCGAAATTGACAAACTTTTTGCAGAGTGA
- the rpsU gene encoding 30S ribosomal protein S21 — protein sequence MPGVKVHPNESFDEAYRRFKKQTDRNLVVTEVRARRFFEPMTEIRKKQKISARKKMLKRLYTLRRYESRL from the coding sequence ATGCCTGGCGTTAAGGTGCATCCAAACGAATCATTTGACGAAGCTTATAGACGCTTCAAAAAGCAAACTGACCGCAACCTTGTGGTTACGGAAGTTCGCGCTAGAAGATTTTTTGAGCCGATGACTGAAATTCGCAAAAAACAAAAAATTTCAGCTAGAAAGAAAATGCTTAAAAGATTATATACGCTTCGACGCTACGAGTCTCGCTTGTAG
- the trpD gene encoding anthranilate phosphoribosyltransferase — MILMIDNYDSFVFNIYQYVLETTGEEIVCKRNDEITLEAIKFLSPSKIILSPGPKHPKDSGICLEILKANLGIPILGVCLGHQAIGLSFGAKIKTLEVPKHGKTSEIRVTGENAVLAGLPSKFEVMRYHSLYVDELPPCLEISAVSEDGVIMAMKHKEREIYGIQFHPESYFTQYGKKIIENFVNLNKPQIKEKKVSNFAPFMIKLQKGFPLEGGDYEEIFSAVMAKDYDIVQLAGLLVLISEKSLYPDSLSALVRSVLKYSKTYSDDKPMLDIVGTGGDALKTINISTTCAFILASLGVRIGKHGNSAVSSKSGSSNIFEALGVPLNSDLGELRALMDKTNLAFFHAPFFHKVTAEVKEARTRLKIGTFFNILGPLLNPNLTLSNQVVGNYHEEVNELIAQTLQKLGRKRALVVHGMDGMDEITLCDETLVHEVRGEKIIEYKITPEQFGFNRAFHTDIEGGDSKFNAEIFKSTIKGELKGPKRDIVVLNAMFALYAADFAKSPTEAKEIIENAIDSGKVWEFYQNYIKNFG; from the coding sequence ATGATTTTAATGATTGATAACTACGATAGTTTCGTATTTAACATATATCAATATGTGTTAGAGACCACAGGTGAAGAGATAGTTTGCAAACGAAATGACGAAATCACGCTTGAAGCGATTAAATTTTTATCGCCAAGCAAGATTATTTTAAGCCCGGGTCCAAAGCACCCAAAAGATAGTGGAATTTGCCTAGAAATTTTAAAGGCAAATTTAGGCATACCTATTTTAGGCGTGTGTTTGGGACACCAAGCCATAGGATTAAGCTTTGGCGCGAAAATAAAAACGCTAGAAGTGCCAAAACACGGCAAAACTAGCGAAATTCGCGTAACAGGCGAAAATGCCGTTTTGGCAGGCTTGCCTAGCAAATTTGAAGTTATGCGTTATCACTCGCTTTATGTAGATGAATTGCCACCGTGCTTAGAGATTTCAGCCGTGAGCGAAGACGGCGTCATAATGGCGATGAAGCACAAAGAACGCGAAATTTACGGCATTCAGTTTCACCCTGAGAGCTATTTCACGCAGTATGGCAAAAAAATCATTGAAAATTTTGTAAATTTAAACAAACCCCAAATCAAGGAGAAAAAAGTGAGCAATTTCGCCCCGTTTATGATAAAGCTACAAAAGGGCTTCCCGCTCGAAGGCGGCGATTATGAAGAGATTTTTAGTGCCGTTATGGCAAAAGACTATGACATTGTCCAACTAGCTGGTTTGCTTGTGCTAATTAGCGAAAAATCGCTCTACCCAGATAGCCTAAGTGCGCTTGTGCGAAGCGTTTTGAAATACTCCAAAACTTACAGCGATGATAAGCCTATGCTAGACATCGTAGGCACCGGCGGAGACGCGCTAAAAACAATAAATATCTCCACAACCTGCGCGTTTATACTCGCTTCTCTTGGCGTCAGGATCGGCAAACACGGCAACAGCGCAGTATCAAGCAAGAGTGGATCGAGCAATATCTTTGAAGCTTTGGGAGTGCCGTTAAATAGCGATTTGGGCGAACTTAGAGCGCTTATGGATAAGACAAATTTGGCATTTTTTCATGCGCCGTTTTTTCACAAGGTTACAGCCGAAGTCAAAGAAGCGCGAACTCGCCTTAAAATCGGCACTTTCTTTAATATTTTAGGACCTTTGCTAAATCCAAATTTGACCCTTTCGAACCAAGTCGTAGGCAACTACCACGAAGAAGTCAATGAGCTTATAGCGCAAACTTTGCAAAAACTAGGTCGAAAGCGCGCCCTAGTCGTGCATGGCATGGACGGCATGGACGAGATCACGCTGTGCGACGAGACGCTCGTGCATGAAGTGCGGGGCGAGAAAATCATCGAGTATAAAATCACGCCTGAGCAATTTGGCTTTAACCGCGCCTTTCACACCGACATCGAAGGCGGAGATAGCAAATTTAATGCTGAAATTTTTAAAAGCACGATTAAAGGCGAGTTAAAAGGACCTAAACGCGACATTGTCGTGCTAAATGCGATGTTTGCTTTGTATGCGGCTGACTTTGCAAAAAGCCCAACCGAAGCCAAAGAGATAATCGAAAATGCCATTGATAGTGGCAAGGTGTGGGAATTTTATCAAAATTATATTAAGAATTTTGGGTAA
- a CDS encoding DNA adenine methylase: MQKENEKYLSEQLISYLGNKRSLLGAINGVITDIKANLGAEKIAFADVFSGSGVVARFAKAHSNLVLANDLEKYSFIINSCYLENLTPQLKANLAKFHAEILANFKPCESFISELYAPKDDEKIKKGERVFYSRQNALILGGLRTAISQIPSEFQKYFIAPLLSEASIHSNTGGVFKGFYKDKNGVGKFGGSGENALSRILGEISLPFPVFSNFTSDFQVFQSDAYEFSKLAPSVDIAYFDPPYNQHPYGSNYFMLNLIADFKAPNLGDLSEVSGIPNGWNRSNYNKKSRAADEFFTLLAEFRAKYLIISFNSEGFISEDEFLKNLALIGKVGKIQIKYPAYRASRNLRNRNLHVTEYLYIVKKA; this comes from the coding sequence ATGCAAAAAGAAAACGAAAAATATCTAAGCGAACAGTTAATTAGTTATTTAGGAAATAAGCGTTCGCTTCTTGGGGCGATAAATGGCGTTATAACGGACATTAAAGCAAATTTGGGGGCTGAAAAAATCGCTTTTGCCGATGTTTTTAGTGGCAGTGGCGTGGTAGCAAGGTTTGCCAAAGCACACTCAAATTTGGTTTTGGCAAATGATTTAGAAAAGTATTCTTTCATCATAAATTCGTGCTATTTGGAGAATTTAACGCCACAGTTGAAAGCAAATTTAGCTAAATTTCATGCCGAAATTTTAGCGAATTTTAAGCCTTGCGAGAGCTTTATCAGCGAACTTTACGCCCCAAAAGACGATGAAAAAATCAAAAAAGGCGAAAGGGTTTTTTACTCACGCCAAAACGCCCTTATTTTGGGGGGACTACGTACTGCAATCAGCCAAATTCCAAGTGAGTTTCAAAAATACTTCATCGCTCCGCTTTTAAGCGAAGCTTCTATCCACTCAAACACAGGCGGCGTTTTTAAGGGCTTTTACAAGGACAAAAACGGCGTGGGGAAATTCGGCGGAAGTGGTGAAAACGCGCTATCTCGCATTTTGGGCGAGATAAGTTTGCCGTTTCCGGTTTTTTCAAATTTCACAAGCGATTTTCAGGTTTTCCAAAGCGATGCTTACGAGTTTAGCAAACTTGCTCCAAGCGTGGATATAGCGTATTTTGACCCGCCGTATAACCAGCACCCTTACGGCTCGAATTATTTTATGTTAAATTTAATCGCTGATTTTAAAGCACCAAATTTAGGGGATTTAAGCGAAGTAAGCGGTATTCCAAACGGCTGGAACCGCTCGAATTACAACAAAAAATCTCGTGCCGCAGATGAATTTTTCACGCTTTTGGCTGAATTTAGGGCGAAATATTTGATAATCTCGTTCAACTCAGAAGGCTTCATCAGCGAAGATGAGTTTTTAAAAAATCTCGCTCTCATCGGTAAAGTGGGAAAAATCCAGATAAAATACCCTGCGTATCGTGCTTCTAGAAACTTGCGAAACCGAAATTTGCATGTAACCGAGTATCTTTATATCGTTAAAAAGGCATAA